In Halobaculum rubrum, the following are encoded in one genomic region:
- a CDS encoding HAD family hydrolase gives MAVDAVLFDLDDTLYPYGPCNEAGTRAAFETYRDRGGGLDADAFEARRACARSATKREVGATASSHSRHIYYKRLVADLPGSFDADLARALGDAYWDAYLAEMTAFDDARPALDALRDAGVDVAVVTNLTTRVQLRKLARLGIDDRLDALVTSEEVGREKPAAPVFTTALARLDRTPSEALVVGNSPVNDIEGGNALGMETALFNGPDADADGGAGDADAADAGGTAADPNDIRTPDYRLDSLAAVTEVAL, from the coding sequence ATGGCTGTCGACGCCGTGTTGTTCGATCTTGACGACACGCTCTACCCGTACGGCCCGTGTAACGAGGCGGGCACGCGCGCCGCCTTCGAGACGTACCGCGACCGCGGCGGCGGCCTCGACGCCGACGCGTTCGAGGCGCGACGCGCGTGCGCTCGCAGCGCGACCAAACGCGAGGTCGGGGCTACCGCCAGCAGCCACAGCCGCCACATCTACTACAAGCGGCTGGTCGCGGACCTCCCGGGGTCGTTCGACGCCGACCTCGCGCGCGCGCTCGGCGACGCCTACTGGGACGCGTACCTCGCGGAGATGACGGCCTTCGACGACGCTCGCCCCGCCCTCGATGCGCTCCGGGACGCCGGCGTCGACGTGGCGGTCGTGACGAACCTCACGACGCGCGTCCAACTGCGCAAACTCGCGCGCCTCGGGATCGACGACCGCCTCGACGCGCTCGTCACCAGCGAGGAGGTCGGCCGCGAGAAGCCGGCGGCGCCGGTCTTCACGACGGCGCTCGCCCGGCTCGACCGAACGCCCTCGGAGGCGCTCGTCGTCGGCAACTCGCCCGTAAACGACATCGAGGGCGGCAACGCGCTCGGGATGGAAACGGCGCTGTTCAACGGACCGGACGCCGATGCCGACGGAGGAGCCGGCGACGCGGACGCCGCCGACGCCGGCGGCACCGCGGCCGACCCGAACGATATCCGGACGCCGGACTACCGCCTGGACTCGTTGGCCGCGGTGACGGAGGTGGCGCTGTGA
- a CDS encoding mechanosensitive ion channel family protein: MRSFRIEAPEPVPVPVPVGTATDALVSALVTAGWMLAVAIPAYAVGRVVVVPATARVVRSRNPHNPTIVDATRTYVTVLVLVVAAMLGLVAGGYGRTLASSTVVIAAVTLAVGIAGQDLIGSLVSGLFLVADPEFNVGDWIEWPGGEGRVERVDFRSTRVGTVANAVVTVPNTVLTADAVVRPYARGHVRARETVPVAYGDDLAGATRELAVAVATVEGVADATAPRAWIETLGDDNVTLTVEYRIDDPTVSRVKHVRATVRDRAVDALQSIGATPGPPAGRELSGAVTTGDFE; this comes from the coding sequence ATGAGGTCGTTCCGGATCGAGGCGCCCGAGCCGGTGCCGGTTCCCGTGCCGGTCGGCACCGCGACGGACGCGCTCGTGAGTGCGCTCGTCACGGCTGGCTGGATGCTCGCGGTCGCGATTCCGGCGTACGCTGTCGGTCGAGTCGTGGTCGTTCCCGCGACCGCCCGCGTCGTCCGCTCGCGGAACCCGCACAACCCGACGATCGTCGACGCGACGCGAACGTACGTGACCGTGCTGGTGCTCGTCGTCGCGGCGATGTTGGGGCTCGTCGCCGGCGGCTACGGGCGGACGCTCGCCAGTTCCACCGTCGTCATCGCCGCCGTGACGCTCGCGGTCGGCATCGCCGGGCAGGACCTCATCGGGTCGCTCGTCAGCGGCCTGTTTCTCGTCGCCGACCCGGAGTTCAACGTGGGCGACTGGATCGAATGGCCCGGCGGCGAGGGTCGCGTCGAGCGGGTCGACTTCCGCTCGACGCGTGTCGGAACCGTGGCAAACGCGGTCGTCACCGTTCCGAACACCGTACTGACGGCCGACGCGGTCGTTCGTCCGTACGCTCGAGGCCACGTGCGGGCGCGGGAGACGGTCCCGGTGGCATACGGCGACGATCTCGCGGGGGCGACGCGGGAACTCGCTGTCGCCGTGGCGACCGTCGAGGGCGTCGCCGACGCCACCGCTCCGAGAGCGTGGATCGAGACGCTCGGCGACGACAACGTGACCCTGACCGTCGAGTACCGGATCGACGATCCGACCGTCTCCCGCGTCAAACACGTCCGCGCGACCGTCAGGGATCGGGCCGTCGACGCGCTCCAGTCTATCGGAGCGACGCCCGGACCGCCGGCCGGTCGCGAACTCTCCGGAGCGGTCACGACGGGTGACTTCGAGTGA
- a CDS encoding 30S ribosomal protein S12 produces MANGKYAARKLKKDRQKRRWSDSEYARRERGLSEKSDPLEGAPQGRGIVLEKVGIEAKQPNSAIRKCVRVQLIKNGKQVTAFCPGDGAISFIDEHDEVTIAGIGGAKGRAMGDLSGVNYKVEKVNGVSMIELVRGNAEKPVR; encoded by the coding sequence ATGGCCAACGGCAAATACGCCGCGCGGAAGCTCAAGAAGGACCGCCAGAAGCGGCGGTGGTCCGACTCCGAGTACGCGCGACGCGAGCGCGGTCTCTCCGAGAAGTCCGACCCCCTCGAGGGCGCCCCCCAGGGTCGCGGTATCGTCCTGGAGAAGGTGGGTATCGAGGCGAAACAGCCCAACTCGGCGATCCGGAAGTGCGTCCGGGTTCAGCTCATCAAGAACGGGAAGCAGGTCACGGCGTTCTGTCCCGGCGACGGCGCGATCTCGTTCATCGACGAGCACGACGAGGTCACCATCGCGGGGATCGGCGGCGCGAAGGGTCGCGCCATGGGCGACCTCTCCGGCGTCAACTACAAGGTCGAGAAGGTGAACGGCGTGTCGATGATCGAACTCGTCCGCGGCAACGCGGAGAAACCCGTCCGATAA
- a CDS encoding DNA-directed RNA polymerase subunit A' has protein sequence MAGQTPKEIGGINFGLMDPETYRDMSATKVITADTYDDDGYPIDMGLMDPRLGVIDPGLECRTCGKHSGSCNGHFGHIELAAPVIHVGFTKLIRRLLRATCRNCGRLALTEEEKDEYKEKLVRTKDLGGDPTDVLKSAVRQARKASTCPHCGEPQADIKHEKPTTYYEVQDVLSGDYSELITRAMQPDEPEDDDEEVDESEAMSPMDLADETGIALDRINEILSGEFRPRKEDRKALEKALGIDLTVEDMNKLMPSDIRDWFEDIPDEDLEPLGIHPQKSRPEWMILTVLPVPPVTTRPSITLDNGQRSEDDLTHKLVDIIRINQRFMENREAGAPQLIIEDLWELLQYHVTTFVDNEISGTPPARHRSGRPLKTLSQRLKGKEGRFRGSLSGKRVNFSARTVISPDPTLSLNEVGVPERVAEEMTQVMNVAERNLDRARQYVRNGPEAHPGANYVKRPDGRRLKVTEKNCEELAEKVEPGWEVNRHLVDGDIVIFNRQPSLHRMSIMAHEVVVMPYKTFRLNTTVCPPYNADFDGDEMNMHALQNEEARAEARVLMRVQEQMLSPRFGENIIGAIQDHISGTYLLTHENPEFTETQALDLLRATSVDELPEPDGTNEAGQAIWTGRTVFSELLPDDLNLEFTSSTGDIVRIENGQLVEGTIDEDAVGAFGGEVVDTLTKVYSKTRARVFVNEVASLAMRAIMHFGFSLGIDDESIPPEATEQVDEAIDSAYERVQELISTYEGGDLESLPGRTIDETLEMKIMQTLGKARDSAGEIAEDHFADDNPAVIMARSGARGSMLNLTQMTGCVGQQAVRGERINRGYEDRTLAHYEADDLSAEAHGFVENSYRSGLTPEEFFFHAMGGREGLVDTAVRTSKSGYLQRRLINALSELETQYDGTVRDTSDTIVQFEFGEDGTSPVKVSSNEDTPIDIEQITDRVVDAEFGSEEEKERFLGRREAPTNLSEYAGPGLDKAGGVGVSDD, from the coding sequence ATGGCAGGCCAGACACCCAAAGAGATCGGCGGCATCAACTTCGGGCTGATGGACCCGGAGACGTATCGAGACATGTCCGCGACGAAGGTCATCACCGCGGACACGTACGACGACGACGGCTACCCCATCGACATGGGGCTGATGGACCCGCGGCTGGGCGTCATCGACCCGGGACTGGAGTGCCGCACCTGCGGCAAACACTCCGGGTCCTGTAACGGGCACTTCGGCCACATCGAGCTGGCGGCGCCCGTCATCCACGTCGGCTTCACGAAGCTCATCCGTCGGCTGCTGCGCGCGACGTGCCGCAACTGCGGCCGGCTCGCGCTCACCGAAGAGGAGAAAGACGAGTACAAAGAGAAGCTCGTCCGCACGAAGGATCTGGGCGGCGACCCCACCGACGTGCTGAAGTCGGCGGTCCGACAGGCCCGCAAGGCCAGCACCTGCCCGCACTGCGGCGAGCCGCAGGCGGACATCAAACACGAGAAGCCGACCACCTACTACGAGGTGCAGGACGTGCTCTCGGGCGACTACTCGGAGCTCATCACCCGCGCGATGCAGCCCGACGAGCCCGAGGACGACGACGAGGAGGTCGACGAGAGCGAGGCGATGTCCCCGATGGATCTCGCCGACGAGACGGGCATCGCGCTCGACCGGATCAACGAGATCCTCTCCGGCGAGTTCCGCCCCCGCAAGGAGGACCGCAAAGCGCTGGAGAAGGCGCTGGGCATCGACCTCACCGTCGAGGACATGAACAAGCTGATGCCGAGCGACATCCGCGACTGGTTCGAGGACATCCCCGACGAGGACCTCGAACCCCTCGGCATCCACCCGCAGAAGTCCCGCCCCGAGTGGATGATCCTGACGGTGCTGCCGGTCCCGCCGGTCACCACCCGTCCCTCGATCACGCTGGACAACGGTCAGCGCTCCGAGGACGACCTCACACACAAGCTGGTCGACATCATCCGGATCAACCAGCGGTTCATGGAGAACCGCGAGGCCGGCGCCCCGCAGCTCATCATCGAGGACCTGTGGGAGCTGCTCCAGTACCACGTCACCACCTTCGTCGACAACGAGATCTCGGGCACGCCGCCGGCGCGCCACCGCTCCGGTCGCCCGCTGAAGACGCTCTCCCAGCGCCTCAAGGGCAAGGAGGGTCGCTTCCGCGGCTCCCTGTCGGGCAAGCGCGTGAACTTCTCCGCGCGGACCGTCATCAGCCCCGACCCCACCCTCTCGCTGAACGAGGTCGGCGTCCCCGAGCGGGTCGCCGAGGAGATGACACAGGTGATGAACGTCGCCGAGCGCAACCTCGACCGCGCCCGGCAGTACGTCCGCAACGGGCCCGAGGCCCACCCCGGCGCCAACTACGTCAAGCGGCCCGACGGCCGCCGGCTGAAGGTAACCGAGAAGAACTGCGAGGAGCTGGCCGAGAAGGTCGAGCCGGGCTGGGAGGTCAACCGCCACCTGGTCGACGGCGACATCGTGATCTTCAACCGGCAGCCCTCGCTGCACCGGATGTCGATCATGGCCCACGAGGTCGTGGTCATGCCGTACAAGACGTTCCGGCTGAACACGACCGTCTGCCCGCCGTACAACGCCGACTTCGACGGCGACGAGATGAACATGCACGCGCTCCAAAACGAGGAGGCGCGCGCGGAGGCGCGCGTCCTCATGCGCGTGCAAGAGCAGATGCTCTCGCCACGCTTCGGCGAGAACATCATCGGCGCCATCCAGGACCACATCTCGGGGACGTACCTCCTCACCCACGAGAACCCCGAGTTCACCGAGACGCAGGCGCTGGACCTGCTCCGGGCCACCTCGGTCGACGAGCTGCCCGAGCCGGACGGCACCAACGAGGCGGGCCAGGCGATCTGGACGGGTCGAACCGTCTTCTCGGAGCTGCTGCCCGACGACCTGAACCTCGAGTTCACCTCCTCGACGGGCGACATCGTCCGCATCGAGAACGGCCAGCTCGTCGAGGGGACCATCGACGAGGACGCCGTCGGCGCGTTCGGCGGCGAGGTCGTCGACACCCTCACGAAGGTGTACTCGAAGACGCGTGCCCGCGTGTTCGTCAACGAGGTGGCGTCGCTCGCGATGCGCGCCATCATGCACTTCGGCTTCTCGCTGGGTATCGACGACGAGTCGATCCCGCCGGAGGCGACCGAGCAGGTCGACGAGGCGATCGACTCGGCGTACGAGCGGGTTCAGGAGCTGATCTCGACGTACGAGGGGGGCGATCTGGAGAGCCTGCCCGGCCGGACGATCGACGAGACGCTGGAGATGAAGATCATGCAGACGCTCGGCAAGGCCCGCGACTCCGCGGGCGAGATCGCCGAGGACCACTTCGCCGACGACAACCCGGCGGTCATCATGGCTCGCTCGGGCGCCCGCGGGTCGATGCTGAACCTGACCCAGATGACGGGCTGCGTCGGCCAGCAGGCGGTTCGCGGCGAGCGCATCAACCGCGGCTACGAGGACCGCACGCTCGCGCACTACGAGGCGGACGACCTCTCGGCGGAGGCCCACGGCTTCGTGGAGAACTCCTACCGCTCGGGGCTCACCCCCGAGGAGTTCTTCTTCCACGCGATGGGCGGCCGCGAGGGACTGGTCGACACTGCGGTCCGGACCTCGAAGTCCGGCTACCTGCAGCGTCGCCTCATCAACGCGCTCTCGGAACTGGAGACGCAGTACGACGGCACGGTTCGGGACACCTCCGACACCATCGTCCAGTTCGAGTTCGGCGAGGACGGCACCTCGCCGGTGAAAGTGTCCTCCAACGAGGACACCCCCATCGACATCGAACAGATCACCGACCGCGTCGTCGACGCGGAGTTCGGATCCGAGGAGGAGAAGGAGCGCTTCCTCGGTCGCCGCGAGGCGCCGACGAACCTCTCGGAGTACGCCGGGCCCGGCCTCGACAAGGCGGGCGGCGTGGGGGTGAGCGATGACTGA
- a CDS encoding 30S ribosomal protein S7, translating to MSESEQDADAETSEPDESADSEEAVENALLFGEWDVSEMEYSDPSTRKYMTVTPIAHTMGRHASKQFQKSEISLVERLINRLMQTDENTGKKQQAQRIVRDAFDTIHARTEDNPAQVLVEAVENAAPREETVRLKYGGISVPKAVDVAPQRRVDQSLKLIAEGVQGASYKTTTSAADALADQLVGAARYDVQTYAISQKEEAERVAAAAR from the coding sequence ATGAGCGAGTCAGAGCAAGACGCCGACGCCGAGACGTCGGAACCGGACGAGTCCGCCGACTCCGAGGAGGCCGTCGAGAACGCGCTGCTGTTCGGCGAGTGGGACGTCTCGGAGATGGAGTACTCCGACCCGTCCACGCGGAAGTACATGACCGTGACTCCCATCGCGCACACGATGGGTCGCCACGCGTCCAAGCAGTTCCAGAAGTCCGAGATCTCGCTGGTCGAGCGGCTCATCAACCGCCTGATGCAGACCGACGAGAACACCGGCAAAAAGCAGCAGGCCCAGCGCATCGTCCGCGACGCCTTCGACACGATCCACGCGCGCACCGAGGACAACCCGGCGCAGGTGCTCGTCGAGGCCGTCGAGAACGCCGCCCCGCGCGAGGAGACCGTCCGTCTGAAGTACGGCGGCATCTCGGTCCCGAAGGCCGTCGACGTCGCGCCCCAGCGCCGCGTCGACCAGTCGCTGAAGCTCATCGCCGAGGGCGTCCAGGGCGCCAGCTACAAGACGACGACCAGCGCCGCCGACGCGCTCGCGGACCAACTCGTCGGCGCCGCCCGCTACGACGTCCAGACGTACGCCATCTCCCAGAAGGAGGAGGCGGAACGCGTCGCCGCCGCCGCGCGCTGA
- a CDS encoding NusA-like transcription termination signal-binding factor, with product MRVEITDEARRYIGTFDELVGVAPTDCLVVEGGDRLVFLVPAGEMAEAVGPGGKTVERVEEQLGASVELVEDADTPEAFVANALAPAAVRGVTVSRQNDVVAYVEVAEADRGVAIGAGGCNIEIARTLAKRHFDIDDVQLA from the coding sequence GTGCGCGTCGAGATCACCGACGAGGCGCGGCGGTACATCGGGACGTTCGACGAGCTCGTCGGCGTCGCGCCGACGGACTGCCTCGTGGTCGAGGGCGGCGATCGGCTCGTCTTCCTCGTCCCCGCGGGCGAGATGGCCGAGGCGGTCGGCCCCGGCGGGAAGACCGTCGAGCGCGTCGAGGAACAGCTCGGCGCGTCGGTCGAGCTGGTCGAGGACGCCGACACCCCCGAGGCGTTCGTCGCGAACGCGCTCGCGCCGGCGGCGGTTCGGGGCGTGACGGTGAGCCGGCAAAACGACGTCGTCGCGTACGTCGAGGTCGCCGAGGCCGACCGCGGGGTCGCCATCGGCGCCGGCGGCTGCAACATCGAGATCGCGCGGACGCTCGCGAAGCGCCACTTCGACATCGACGACGTGCAGTTAGCCTGA
- a CDS encoding DNA-directed RNA polymerase subunit A'': MTDSGSVDRFVDAHDGVTEDIALVVEDTELPRRLKDEIYENIDGRGGVTVEQANEIAQASESRYLDTRVDPLDPVGTVSAQSIGEPGTQMSVPADERVLVSRNGETDVAEIGPLVDTLMESLEVREIDGHEVALAPEGLEVPSLRTDEQVEWKPVEEISRHETPEELLRFELQSGRTIRATKAHSFVTRRDNDVVPVTGADLDEGDWIPVVADLDGASDAPDAVDLREHLSGENYWFTSTLTDGGATTDATFPAGNSQVANKRSALDAGDIEEGYAYPVGGSVGLPEELPLDETTGFFFGAWLAEGNVTEYYTSVSNVDETFQEGVRAFAERYDLSVNEYENTSGFADGYDIRVNGTVLADLLRATCMDDGEKVVPGFAVGAPDEFVRALLCGYFSGDGNVGSNSIRSSSTSGRLTAGIALLLSRVGVYATLGRTDDSRTLRVPAKHVGRFHDRVGMVGERGAALADLADAVDADGPDTTDQVPNFGDALREVASEAGIPSRQVNAATNRQRIGRNRLARLLEEAKEAGVDSEALVELERAVDGDVVWDRIASIETVESDHEYVYDFSVEGLETFTTAEGVVTHNTMNTFHYAGVAEMDVTQGLPRLIELVDARKTPDTPIMVVHLDEEHATDREKAHEVVWQLEATKILALGDVSTNVADMIVRVDLNEDTLLERWPTHEDPTEIAGIVADIIEDSLGVSTRHSGTAIEFGPDEPSYRELLQLVEELRDIVFKGIEEVSRVVIRKEEVDDDGDEEYVLYTEGSAFADALEIEGVDASRTTCNNIHEIYRTLGVEAARETIINETMETLEEQGLDDVNIRHLMLVSDIMTNRGTVESIGRHGISGSKDSVLARAAFEVTVNHLLDAAIHGEADDLNGVIENVIVGKPVSIGTGDVDLRMGSAPDVKSADD, from the coding sequence ATGACTGACAGCGGGTCGGTCGACCGCTTCGTCGACGCGCACGACGGGGTCACCGAGGACATCGCGCTGGTCGTCGAGGACACCGAGTTGCCGCGGCGACTGAAAGACGAGATCTACGAGAACATCGACGGGCGCGGCGGCGTGACCGTCGAGCAGGCCAACGAGATCGCCCAGGCCTCCGAGTCGCGCTACCTCGACACGCGCGTCGACCCGCTCGACCCCGTGGGGACCGTCTCCGCGCAGAGTATCGGCGAGCCCGGAACGCAGATGAGCGTCCCCGCGGACGAACGCGTGCTCGTCAGCCGGAACGGCGAGACCGACGTGGCCGAGATCGGACCGCTCGTCGACACGCTGATGGAGTCCCTGGAGGTTCGCGAGATCGACGGCCACGAGGTCGCACTCGCGCCCGAGGGGCTGGAGGTTCCGAGCCTGCGGACGGACGAACAGGTCGAGTGGAAGCCGGTCGAGGAGATCAGCCGGCACGAGACGCCCGAGGAACTGCTTCGGTTCGAGCTGCAGTCCGGGCGGACGATCCGGGCGACGAAGGCCCACTCGTTCGTCACCCGCCGCGACAACGATGTCGTCCCGGTGACAGGAGCAGACCTCGACGAGGGAGACTGGATCCCGGTCGTCGCGGACCTCGACGGAGCCAGCGACGCTCCGGACGCTGTCGACCTTCGAGAGCACCTCTCGGGCGAGAACTACTGGTTCACGTCGACGCTCACCGACGGAGGCGCGACCACCGATGCGACGTTCCCCGCCGGGAACTCGCAGGTCGCAAACAAGCGATCGGCGCTCGACGCCGGCGACATCGAGGAGGGATACGCGTATCCGGTTGGGGGGAGCGTCGGCCTGCCCGAGGAGCTTCCGCTCGATGAGACGACCGGATTCTTCTTCGGCGCCTGGCTCGCCGAGGGGAACGTGACGGAGTACTACACCTCCGTGTCGAACGTCGACGAGACGTTCCAGGAGGGCGTTCGGGCGTTCGCAGAGCGGTACGACCTCTCGGTGAACGAGTACGAGAACACGAGCGGGTTCGCCGACGGCTACGATATCCGTGTGAACGGAACGGTCCTCGCGGACCTGCTTCGCGCGACGTGTATGGACGACGGCGAGAAGGTCGTCCCCGGATTCGCCGTCGGCGCCCCGGACGAGTTCGTCCGCGCACTCCTTTGCGGCTACTTCAGCGGCGACGGCAACGTCGGGTCGAACTCGATCCGGTCGAGTTCCACGAGCGGGCGACTCACCGCCGGCATCGCGCTACTGCTGTCGCGTGTCGGAGTCTACGCCACGCTCGGCCGGACCGACGACTCCCGGACGCTTCGCGTCCCCGCGAAGCACGTCGGACGGTTCCACGATCGCGTCGGGATGGTCGGCGAGCGCGGCGCCGCGCTCGCCGACCTCGCCGACGCGGTCGACGCCGACGGACCGGACACGACCGACCAGGTCCCGAACTTCGGCGACGCGCTGCGCGAGGTCGCCTCGGAGGCCGGCATCCCGAGCCGGCAGGTGAACGCCGCGACGAACCGACAGCGGATCGGTCGGAACCGCCTCGCCCGACTCCTCGAAGAGGCGAAGGAGGCCGGCGTCGATTCCGAGGCGCTCGTCGAACTCGAACGCGCCGTCGACGGAGACGTAGTCTGGGACCGCATCGCCTCGATCGAGACGGTCGAGAGCGACCACGAGTACGTGTACGACTTCTCGGTGGAGGGGCTGGAGACGTTCACCACCGCCGAGGGCGTCGTCACGCACAACACGATGAACACGTTCCACTACGCGGGCGTCGCGGAGATGGACGTGACCCAGGGGCTCCCCCGGCTCATCGAGCTGGTGGACGCCCGGAAGACGCCGGACACGCCGATCATGGTCGTCCACCTGGACGAGGAGCACGCGACCGACCGCGAGAAGGCCCACGAGGTCGTCTGGCAGCTGGAGGCGACGAAGATCCTCGCGCTCGGGGACGTGTCGACGAACGTCGCGGACATGATCGTCCGCGTCGACCTCAACGAGGACACGCTGTTGGAGCGGTGGCCCACCCACGAGGACCCGACGGAGATCGCCGGCATCGTCGCCGACATCATCGAGGACTCGTTGGGCGTCTCCACACGCCACTCGGGCACGGCGATCGAGTTCGGCCCCGACGAGCCGAGCTACCGCGAGCTGCTCCAGCTCGTCGAGGAGCTCCGGGACATCGTGTTCAAGGGGATCGAGGAGGTCTCTCGTGTCGTCATCCGGAAGGAGGAGGTCGACGACGACGGCGACGAGGAGTACGTCCTCTACACCGAGGGGTCGGCGTTCGCCGACGCCCTGGAGATCGAGGGCGTCGACGCCTCCCGGACCACGTGTAACAACATCCACGAGATCTACCGGACGCTCGGCGTCGAGGCGGCCCGCGAGACCATCATCAACGAGACGATGGAGACGCTCGAGGAGCAGGGGCTCGACGACGTGAACATCCGCCACCTGATGCTCGTCTCGGACATCATGACGAACCGCGGCACCGTCGAGTCGATCGGCCGCCACGGCATCTCCGGGTCGAAGGACTCCGTACTCGCGCGCGCGGCGTTCGAGGTGACGGTGAACCACCTGCTCGACGCGGCGATCCACGGAGAGGCCGACGACCTCAACGGCGTCATCGAGAACGTCATCGTCGGGAAGCCGGTGTCGATCGGCACCGGCGACGTGGACCTCCGGATGGGCTCGGCCCCCGACGTGAAGTCCGCGGACGACTGA
- a CDS encoding DUF7344 domain-containing protein, protein MSEDTHVSAETYDTWFELLADEPRRRLLFELADRSPSEGAVSVPDDIAGPEEDIDALSLHLRHVHLPKLADSNVIDWNRDAGTVSCGPAYDRVRPLLRSVRSLDDICGPER, encoded by the coding sequence ATGTCCGAGGACACGCACGTGTCGGCGGAAACGTACGACACGTGGTTCGAACTCCTCGCGGACGAACCCCGGCGGCGGCTCCTCTTCGAGTTGGCCGACCGGTCGCCGTCCGAGGGAGCCGTGTCCGTTCCCGACGACATCGCCGGACCGGAGGAAGACATCGACGCGCTGTCTCTCCATCTCAGACACGTCCACCTCCCGAAGCTCGCCGACTCGAACGTTATCGACTGGAACCGCGACGCGGGGACGGTCTCGTGTGGCCCCGCGTACGATCGGGTTCGACCGCTCCTCCGGTCCGTTCGGTCCCTCGACGACATCTGCGGGCCCGAGCGCTGA
- a CDS encoding DUF5781 family protein: MDIRVRGAVPPDPFLGAATLFETEHDLSLPVEVQVRENPDERTWAGHYDDRHVLNVSRKAATSAMARELALHELSHMARYEEPHPSHHQSTDEALFLALSGASVERRKVHHCYQIANHMKDVYADDITLSVGPGEKLATFFESQLAAAVADRPRDHPHPDSRRMTPGSDPDITAVNAAFALAMCERHGLVDEGHRLYDLVHAAADDAPEVDVQGFTRLFRSLAADPSESEYRKALVDAARLYAVDAGGGSAAAD; the protein is encoded by the coding sequence ATGGATATCCGAGTCCGCGGCGCCGTCCCGCCCGACCCCTTCCTCGGGGCGGCGACGCTGTTCGAGACCGAACACGACCTCTCGCTTCCCGTCGAGGTCCAGGTTCGCGAGAATCCCGACGAGCGGACGTGGGCGGGCCACTACGACGACCGCCACGTGCTCAACGTCTCCCGGAAGGCCGCCACCTCGGCGATGGCACGCGAGCTCGCGCTCCACGAGCTGTCGCACATGGCTCGCTACGAGGAGCCGCACCCGTCGCACCACCAGTCGACGGACGAGGCGCTGTTTCTCGCGCTGTCGGGGGCGTCGGTCGAGCGCCGGAAGGTGCACCACTGCTACCAGATCGCGAACCACATGAAGGACGTGTACGCCGACGACATCACGCTCTCCGTCGGCCCGGGCGAGAAGCTGGCGACGTTCTTCGAGTCGCAGTTGGCCGCGGCCGTCGCCGACCGCCCGCGCGATCACCCCCATCCCGACTCGCGACGCATGACGCCCGGCTCGGACCCGGACATCACCGCGGTCAACGCCGCGTTCGCGCTGGCGATGTGCGAACGCCACGGTCTCGTCGACGAGGGACATCGCCTGTACGATCTGGTCCACGCCGCCGCCGACGACGCCCCGGAGGTCGACGTGCAGGGCTTCACTCGGCTGTTCCGGTCGCTCGCGGCGGACCCGTCGGAGTCGGAGTACCGCAAGGCGCTGGTCGACGCCGCGCGGCTGTACGCCGTCGACGCGGGCGGCGGTTCGGCCGCCGCGGACTGA
- a CDS encoding class II aldolase/adducin family protein — protein MSDEANPAVLRGAREAVVEHAPELARLTPGRTGNLSVRDGDRFAVTPTGVAYDAFDAADVPVVDLDGERVAGRMKPSSEVPMHRHIYRGYGSDAIVHTHSPWATTMAVLHEELPPIHYMIVAVGKRVPVAEYAPYGTEELAANVVAAMEEANATASFIENHGVVVTADDIETALEHTTHVEDLSRLYLQSSAVGEPTELPESELDTAIEQFDGYGQ, from the coding sequence GTGAGCGACGAGGCGAACCCGGCGGTTCTCCGTGGGGCCCGCGAGGCCGTCGTCGAGCACGCGCCCGAACTCGCGCGGCTCACGCCCGGGCGGACCGGGAACCTCAGCGTCCGCGACGGCGACCGCTTCGCCGTCACGCCGACCGGCGTCGCCTACGACGCCTTCGACGCCGCCGACGTGCCGGTCGTGGATCTGGACGGCGAACGAGTCGCCGGCCGGATGAAGCCCTCGAGCGAGGTGCCGATGCACCGCCACATCTACCGCGGCTACGGCTCCGACGCGATCGTCCACACCCACTCGCCGTGGGCGACGACGATGGCCGTGCTTCACGAGGAGCTCCCCCCGATCCACTACATGATCGTCGCCGTCGGCAAGCGGGTTCCCGTCGCCGAGTACGCCCCCTACGGCACCGAGGAACTCGCCGCGAACGTCGTCGCCGCGATGGAGGAGGCGAACGCCACGGCCTCGTTCATCGAGAACCACGGGGTCGTCGTCACTGCCGACGACATCGAGACGGCGCTGGAGCACACCACCCACGTCGAGGACCTCTCGCGGCTGTATCTTCAGTCGTCTGCCGTCGGCGAGCCGACGGAACTCCCGGAGTCGGAACTCGACACCGCCATCGAGCAGTTCGACGGCTACGGGCAGTAG